From a single Meiothermus sp. Pnk-1 genomic region:
- the mnmE gene encoding tRNA uridine-5-carboxymethylaminomethyl(34) synthesis GTPase MnmE, with the protein MPLPSLHDPIAAIATPPGKGAVGIIRLSGLNALEVAARVWRGKDPRRLEGGRFTHGTIVDARGEVLDEALMLVFRAPHSYTGQDAVEFQIHGSPAVLRQVLQALLEAGARLAQPGEFTLRAYLNGRMDLAQAEAVLALVESESEAARRQALRGLARSLSRQIEAMAERLYDLLAHIQAWLDYPEEGVEPAEIQTAVSEVLAEIERLLATAPAGRIAHKGARLALVGAPNAGKSSLLNALLGYERAIVTPIPGTTRDYLEAPLEIAGVPITAVDTAGVRQTEDPVERSGVERALKIAQEADLVLYLVDAAAPLPTPPDLPWERVIKVATKADLPPAWEDAEFIRVSSQTGFGLEALRKAIHDKLIGQAPEGEIWISNERHTQALYEARQHLLEALSAPQDLAGLSVQAALDALNQILGKDVSEEVIARVFRNFCVGK; encoded by the coding sequence ATGCCTCTACCTTCTTTGCACGACCCCATCGCCGCCATCGCCACCCCACCCGGTAAGGGTGCGGTGGGCATCATCCGCCTTAGCGGTCTGAACGCCCTCGAGGTCGCCGCCAGGGTCTGGCGCGGCAAAGACCCCCGGAGGCTCGAGGGGGGGCGGTTTACCCATGGCACAATCGTCGACGCCCGTGGGGAGGTGCTCGACGAAGCGCTCATGCTGGTCTTCCGCGCCCCCCACTCCTATACCGGCCAAGACGCGGTGGAGTTTCAAATCCACGGCTCGCCCGCGGTGCTGCGGCAGGTGCTCCAGGCCCTGCTCGAGGCCGGGGCCCGCCTCGCCCAACCGGGAGAGTTCACCCTACGGGCGTACCTGAACGGGCGGATGGACCTGGCTCAGGCCGAGGCGGTGCTGGCTTTGGTCGAGTCGGAGTCGGAGGCCGCCCGGCGGCAGGCCCTGCGCGGGCTAGCGCGGAGCCTCTCCCGGCAGATCGAGGCTATGGCCGAGCGGCTGTACGACCTGCTGGCTCACATCCAGGCCTGGCTCGACTACCCCGAGGAAGGGGTGGAGCCCGCGGAGATCCAAACTGCCGTCTCGGAGGTGTTGGCCGAGATCGAGCGCCTGCTGGCCACCGCCCCCGCCGGACGGATCGCACACAAGGGAGCGCGCCTGGCCCTGGTCGGGGCTCCCAACGCGGGAAAGTCGAGCCTGCTGAACGCCCTGCTGGGCTACGAGCGGGCCATCGTCACGCCGATCCCCGGCACCACGCGGGATTACCTGGAAGCCCCACTCGAGATCGCCGGGGTTCCCATCACCGCCGTGGATACCGCCGGGGTGCGCCAGACCGAGGACCCCGTAGAGCGCTCCGGGGTGGAGCGGGCTTTGAAGATCGCCCAGGAGGCCGACCTGGTGCTTTACCTGGTCGATGCCGCAGCGCCCCTACCCACCCCGCCCGACCTGCCCTGGGAGCGGGTCATCAAGGTGGCGACCAAGGCCGACCTCCCACCCGCGTGGGAGGACGCGGAGTTCATCCGGGTCTCGAGCCAAACTGGCTTTGGCCTCGAGGCCCTGCGAAAAGCCATCCACGACAAGCTGATCGGGCAAGCCCCCGAGGGCGAGATCTGGATCAGCAACGAACGCCATACCCAGGCGCTCTACGAAGCCCGGCAACACCTGCTCGAAGCCCTCAGCGCCCCCCAAGACCTGGCCGGCTTATCGGTGCAGGCGGCCTTGGACGCGCTCAACCAGATCCTGGGCAAGGACGTGAGCGAGGAGGTGATCGCACGGGTGTTTCGCAACTTCTGTGTAGGAAAATGA
- a CDS encoding MFS transporter, which produces MATQTPDSTPQAILIPPLIRRNTWLLALTQAVVGAGMQLLPALGAITVVQLLGNNTWAGIATALAGLARMLTAYPVGRLSDARGRKAGLYLGLVGAMGGAGLTGWAVAASSFWLFVAGILVFGAGVGATQQLRVAAADMYPPARRSEGISLVLMGSLVGAGLSPILVWLAQRLGPEVGQSPLSLAWLLVPPFILPALLLLSRLRPDPKQIARHLHLYYPTLPAASVVGKGKASSRPALNAATWTGVAAQGQMVMLMAMTSLALRHQGCSFELISLSVAVHVMGMFGLSWFVGKLADTHGRKPVMLGGLVLSGLGAVLVATSAEYAVITLGTFLVGLGWSGAYVGATTVVSDVTAPDERGQAVGRLDLWSNGAGAILPILAGFLVEGVGIWAIGLAGVTILLYPLWLTLRLVEDQPGVYSS; this is translated from the coding sequence ATGGCCACTCAGACCCCGGATTCCACGCCCCAGGCCATCCTCATCCCCCCCTTGATCCGGCGCAACACCTGGCTGCTCGCGCTCACCCAGGCCGTGGTGGGGGCGGGAATGCAGCTGCTCCCCGCGCTGGGGGCGATCACCGTAGTGCAGCTTCTGGGCAACAACACCTGGGCCGGAATCGCCACCGCCTTGGCCGGGCTGGCCCGCATGCTCACGGCCTATCCGGTAGGCCGCCTGAGCGATGCCCGCGGGCGCAAGGCCGGGCTCTACCTGGGGCTCGTGGGCGCCATGGGAGGGGCAGGGCTCACGGGGTGGGCCGTGGCGGCCTCGAGCTTCTGGCTTTTCGTAGCGGGCATCCTGGTGTTCGGGGCCGGGGTAGGCGCGACCCAGCAGCTTCGGGTGGCCGCCGCCGACATGTACCCACCAGCTCGGCGCAGCGAAGGGATCAGCCTGGTCTTGATGGGCTCGCTAGTGGGGGCGGGGCTCTCCCCCATCCTGGTCTGGCTCGCCCAGCGCTTGGGGCCGGAGGTCGGCCAAAGCCCGCTGAGCCTGGCTTGGTTGTTGGTTCCGCCCTTCATCCTGCCCGCGCTGCTGCTGCTCTCTCGTCTGCGCCCCGACCCCAAGCAGATCGCGCGACACCTGCATCTGTACTATCCCACCCTCCCAGCGGCTTCGGTCGTTGGGAAGGGTAAAGCGAGCTCGAGGCCCGCCCTCAACGCCGCCACCTGGACCGGGGTCGCCGCCCAAGGGCAGATGGTGATGCTGATGGCGATGACCTCGCTGGCCTTGCGCCACCAAGGCTGTTCGTTCGAGTTGATCTCGCTCTCGGTAGCGGTCCACGTGATGGGGATGTTCGGCCTCTCCTGGTTCGTGGGCAAGCTGGCCGACACCCACGGGCGCAAACCGGTGATGCTCGGCGGCCTGGTGTTGTCGGGGCTGGGCGCGGTGCTGGTGGCGACGAGCGCCGAATACGCGGTCATCACCCTGGGAACCTTCCTCGTCGGGCTGGGCTGGTCGGGGGCTTACGTGGGGGCCACCACTGTCGTCAGCGACGTCACCGCGCCGGACGAACGGGGCCAGGCGGTGGGGAGGCTCGATCTGTGGTCGAATGGGGCCGGGGCCATCCTCCCCATCCTGGCCGGTTTTTTGGTGGAAGGCGTAGGGATCTGGGCCATCGGGCTGGCGGGCGTGACCATTCTGCTCTACCCGCTTTGGCTGACGCTTCGGCTGGTCGAGGATCAACCGGGCGTCTACTCATCCTGA
- a CDS encoding efflux RND transporter permease subunit, translating to MRESPIVKFFVERFVFSTAAFLALVLFGLLAARSLGVDLLPKFEFPVVAISTTYPGAGPEEVESQISKPIEEALSTLSGIDQIASESSEGFSLVIAQFKYGTSVNQAATDVSQRIAAVRGQLPRDAEAPVVQKFDPASQPILSVAVSAEGRDLRSVADWVENQLKPRLQLVNGVADLQVEGNPKRQIQVLVDPWKLADYGLSANQVVAALQASALAVPAGSQEQSGQRLLYSLRNQPQSAVDVAQILVDPGRGLKVSDVASVRDSQAEATRYTRLSGQPIVLLNVRKTPDANAVAVAQGIKKTLANTSLPPGYRVSVTNDTTTFIEATVNDTWKEVFLVVAVVSFIVLIFLGKLNSVFSVVLAIPITLAGALLIFGLLGFTFNIISLLAIIVAVGIVVDDSIVVAENIDRYRHQNYSLPDAVMKATQGFLSREDAAVLTEHIARYQGQGYSLHEAVSKGSGDLLSADDVRTVTEGIEAYLSQPYSLKDAVLKGSTEVLSAVSAATLSLLAVFLPISFLPGVVGQFFREFGLVLAAAIFFSWLEALFFLTVRLAYLPDPIPPSWSQVGKRAREFGKDLAWAIRAEVYRDPRYPPSAKLLNAVLTPLRLLLAPLRWLGALVGSVLGAIALSLHRASEGGFDRLRNGYSRSLAWLLPRSPLVLAAGILFFLSIAVVAPQIPFNFTPKSDGGIINIQLKLPKGTALSETDRLTRRLEDYLLAQPYVKEVLTEVGASSIGIGTGNPERSDLTVNLVERHRRENIYAIVPKLEAALQGLLAKHPEAELKVKALEGGPAGDDFQFTLSAPTQALLEERNDRALEILKGIPALTNISSSLSEKTAERVLVPNQAALVGTGLTPSDLAQTLRIYNAGVEAGKLRAGGEETPIVVRADPALIPDQSALQSLPVFSQALRQSLPLSLLSRFESRQSPATLARNNQAFSAGITANLAPGASGGVLQYSQQIQRELERQGVLKDGVRLESTGGTAFAGDLFGALPIAFGLSVLLNYLVIASQFNTFRYPLYLLVPIPLALVGAFWALFIFRSGLDVVSVLGLVLLNGLVTKNAILLLDFAVRRAQEKPLFDALVEAARLRLRPILMTTLTVLIISIPLILSSGEGSEFRKPLGIIILGGVTTSTFLTLFVVPAAFYLFERRRYAKLRQERWPAPAPAGAMGSE from the coding sequence GTGCGTGAAAGCCCCATCGTCAAGTTCTTCGTCGAGCGCTTCGTCTTCTCTACCGCGGCGTTTTTGGCGCTGGTGCTGTTTGGGTTGCTGGCGGCCAGAAGCTTGGGGGTAGACCTGCTGCCTAAGTTCGAGTTTCCCGTGGTCGCTATCAGCACCACCTACCCGGGCGCGGGTCCGGAAGAGGTGGAAAGCCAGATCTCCAAGCCTATCGAAGAAGCCCTCTCGACCCTCTCGGGCATTGACCAGATCGCCTCGGAATCCAGCGAGGGGTTCTCCTTGGTGATCGCCCAGTTCAAGTACGGCACCTCCGTAAACCAAGCCGCCACCGACGTTTCCCAGCGGATCGCGGCGGTGCGCGGGCAGCTCCCCCGCGACGCGGAGGCCCCGGTGGTGCAGAAGTTCGACCCGGCTTCACAGCCCATCCTGAGCGTGGCGGTTTCGGCGGAGGGGCGCGACCTCAGAAGCGTGGCGGATTGGGTAGAGAACCAACTCAAGCCCCGCTTGCAACTGGTAAACGGGGTGGCCGATCTCCAGGTGGAGGGCAACCCCAAACGCCAGATCCAAGTGCTGGTGGACCCCTGGAAACTCGCCGACTACGGCCTCTCGGCTAACCAGGTGGTGGCCGCGCTACAGGCCTCGGCCCTAGCAGTTCCAGCAGGAAGCCAAGAACAAAGCGGGCAGCGCTTGCTCTACAGCCTGCGCAACCAGCCCCAGAGCGCCGTGGACGTAGCCCAGATCCTGGTGGATCCGGGGCGCGGGCTCAAAGTCTCCGATGTCGCCAGCGTGCGCGATAGCCAGGCTGAAGCCACTCGCTATACCCGGCTCTCCGGGCAGCCCATCGTACTCCTGAACGTCCGCAAAACCCCCGACGCCAACGCGGTGGCGGTGGCCCAAGGGATCAAGAAAACCCTCGCCAATACCAGCCTGCCTCCGGGCTACCGGGTAAGCGTCACCAACGACACCACCACCTTCATCGAAGCCACCGTCAACGACACCTGGAAAGAGGTTTTTTTGGTGGTCGCAGTGGTCTCGTTCATCGTGCTGATCTTTTTAGGCAAGCTCAACTCGGTGTTCTCGGTGGTGCTGGCCATCCCCATTACCCTGGCCGGGGCTTTGCTGATCTTTGGGCTGTTGGGCTTCACCTTCAACATCATCAGCCTGCTCGCCATCATCGTAGCGGTGGGCATCGTGGTGGACGACTCCATTGTGGTGGCGGAAAACATCGACCGCTACCGCCACCAGAACTATAGCCTCCCCGATGCGGTAATGAAGGCCACCCAGGGATTCCTGTCCCGCGAAGACGCCGCCGTCCTGACCGAGCACATCGCCCGCTACCAGGGCCAGGGGTATTCGCTGCACGAGGCGGTGAGCAAAGGGAGCGGCGATCTGCTCTCCGCTGACGACGTAAGAACCGTTACCGAAGGCATTGAGGCCTACCTCAGCCAACCCTATAGCCTCAAGGACGCGGTGCTCAAAGGCAGCACCGAGGTGCTCTCGGCGGTATCGGCGGCCACCCTCTCGCTGTTGGCGGTTTTCCTGCCCATCAGCTTCCTACCGGGCGTGGTGGGGCAGTTTTTCCGCGAGTTCGGGTTGGTGCTGGCGGCGGCGATCTTCTTCAGCTGGCTCGAGGCCCTCTTCTTCCTCACGGTTCGCCTGGCTTACCTGCCCGACCCCATCCCGCCCTCGTGGTCACAGGTAGGAAAGCGGGCGCGGGAGTTTGGGAAAGACCTCGCCTGGGCGATCCGAGCGGAGGTTTACCGCGACCCCCGCTACCCGCCTTCGGCCAAGCTGCTCAACGCCGTCTTGACCCCCCTGCGGTTGCTGCTGGCCCCTTTGCGCTGGCTGGGGGCTTTGGTGGGCAGCGTCTTAGGGGCCATCGCCCTCAGCCTTCACCGCGCCTCCGAGGGGGGCTTTGACCGGCTACGCAACGGCTACTCTCGGAGTCTAGCCTGGCTTTTGCCGCGCAGCCCGCTGGTGCTCGCGGCGGGGATCCTCTTCTTCCTTTCGATAGCTGTAGTGGCCCCGCAGATTCCCTTCAACTTTACGCCCAAATCGGATGGCGGCATCATCAACATCCAGCTCAAGCTGCCCAAAGGCACCGCGCTCTCGGAGACCGATCGGCTTACCCGCCGCCTCGAGGATTACTTGCTGGCCCAGCCTTACGTCAAGGAGGTGCTGACCGAGGTGGGGGCCTCCAGCATCGGCATCGGCACCGGCAACCCCGAGCGCTCCGACCTGACCGTGAACCTGGTGGAGAGGCATCGGCGCGAGAACATCTACGCCATCGTGCCCAAGCTCGAGGCCGCGTTGCAGGGCCTGCTGGCCAAGCACCCCGAGGCCGAACTCAAGGTCAAAGCGTTAGAGGGAGGGCCCGCCGGCGATGACTTCCAGTTTACCCTCTCGGCTCCCACCCAGGCCTTGTTGGAGGAGCGCAACGACCGGGCGCTGGAGATCCTCAAGGGCATCCCCGCCCTCACCAACATCAGCAGCTCGCTGTCCGAGAAGACCGCCGAGCGGGTGCTGGTCCCCAACCAAGCCGCCTTGGTGGGCACCGGCCTGACCCCCAGCGACCTGGCGCAGACCCTGAGGATCTACAACGCCGGCGTAGAGGCGGGTAAGCTGCGCGCCGGGGGCGAGGAAACTCCCATCGTGGTCAGGGCCGACCCAGCCCTGATCCCTGACCAAAGCGCGCTCCAATCGCTGCCGGTGTTCTCTCAGGCCCTGCGACAATCCCTCCCGCTTTCGCTCTTGAGCCGCTTCGAGAGCCGCCAGAGCCCCGCCACCCTGGCCCGCAACAACCAAGCTTTCTCCGCCGGGATCACCGCCAACCTGGCCCCCGGGGCCAGCGGCGGGGTGCTCCAGTACAGCCAGCAGATCCAGCGCGAGCTCGAGCGCCAAGGGGTGCTCAAAGACGGGGTACGGCTCGAGAGCACCGGTGGCACCGCCTTCGCCGGGGACCTCTTCGGGGCTTTGCCCATCGCTTTTGGGCTCTCGGTGCTGCTCAACTACCTGGTGATCGCTAGCCAGTTCAACACCTTCCGCTACCCGCTGTACCTGCTCGTGCCGATCCCGCTGGCTTTGGTGGGCGCTTTCTGGGCTCTATTCATCTTTCGCAGCGGCCTGGACGTGGTGAGCGTGCTGGGGCTGGTGCTCTTGAACGGGCTGGTCACCAAAAACGCCATCCTGCTGCTCGACTTTGCGGTGCGCCGAGCCCAGGAGAAGCCCCTCTTCGACGCCCTGGTGGAGGCCGCCCGGCTACGGCTGCGCCCCATCCTGATGACCACCCTGACCGTGCTCATCATCTCCATCCCACTGATCCTGTCCAGCGGGGAGGGCTCGGAGTTCCGCAAGCCCTTGGGCATCATCATCCTGGGGGGGGTGACGACCTCGACTTTCCTGACGTTGTTCGTGGTCCCGGCGGCATTTTACCTATTCGAGCGGCGGCGCTACGCGAAGCTGCGCCAGGAGCGCTGGCCCGCCCCGGCCCCGGCCGGCGCTATGGGAAGCGAATGA
- a CDS encoding DEAD/DEAH box helicase — MLPPEISPHPSYADWLRSLEGYAGQLRFARTLPAKPPQKSAYRGEFAEVLKRLGFSPYAHQVEAFADIQSGRNLVAATSTASGKSLIFQVPVLKAALEGKSAILLYPTKALAHDQLARLQQMAAKLELEGTIFPYDGDTPDKQRRLAREKGRVILTNPDMLHFGLLPLHPEWAGFLGQLRYLVIDELHAYRGVFGTHVALILRRLLRLARHYGASPQIIAASATIANPAEHGENLTGEGFAQVSAALAKAEREFVVWVPKALDKKGQVRRSANLEAALLARYAAEAGLRALVFANSRRTAELVARYAGVPEVRPYRAGYTAAERRRLEASLRAGETKVLVSTSALELGVDIGELDMVVLLGYPGSLSAFWQRAGRAGRGNRRALVVWIPREDPLDEYYLERPELLLAGSAESAVADPENPVLYPLHLHCAARELPIHPTEAIYHPLLSAGLVQKGERLYSPKRSPHRELTLRGMGYTFTLKDAQGRVLGTLDERQAYWEAHPGAVYLHAGESYLVRNLDLERREIVLLPGLEEYYTQPRAETNLDALEGYEVLPGVWVGKVNLRERVTGYVKKRFVSETVLEEVALVMPELSFQTEAVWFHPNGEAPGLAEVLLPGAIHALEHAMIGLLPLFVLAERADVGGVSYPFYPRPLPSEGGATIFIYDGYPGGVGYAKAAARQFPRWIQATRDLLRSCPCEGERGCPRCTMSPKCGNGNQPLDKKSALALAEALTNRYARAAKPN, encoded by the coding sequence GTGCTGCCCCCGGAGATCTCGCCTCACCCCAGCTATGCCGACTGGCTCCGGAGCCTCGAGGGCTACGCGGGCCAGCTCCGCTTCGCGCGAACTTTGCCCGCCAAACCCCCGCAAAAAAGCGCTTACCGGGGAGAGTTCGCGGAGGTTCTGAAGAGGCTAGGTTTTTCTCCCTACGCACACCAGGTCGAGGCCTTCGCGGATATCCAGTCCGGCCGAAACCTGGTCGCGGCGACCTCCACCGCCTCGGGCAAGAGCCTGATCTTCCAGGTACCGGTGCTCAAGGCTGCGCTCGAGGGTAAAAGCGCGATCCTCCTCTACCCCACCAAGGCCCTGGCCCACGACCAGCTCGCGCGGTTACAGCAGATGGCGGCGAAGCTCGAGCTGGAGGGTACCATCTTCCCCTACGATGGCGATACGCCGGACAAGCAACGGCGGCTAGCCCGGGAAAAAGGCCGGGTCATCCTCACCAACCCCGACATGCTGCACTTCGGGTTACTCCCCTTGCACCCCGAGTGGGCCGGGTTTTTAGGGCAGCTCAGGTATTTGGTCATCGACGAGCTCCACGCCTACCGAGGCGTCTTCGGCACCCACGTGGCGTTGATCCTGCGGCGGCTGTTGCGCCTTGCGCGGCACTATGGCGCGAGCCCCCAGATCATCGCGGCCTCCGCGACCATCGCCAACCCCGCCGAACACGGGGAAAATCTCACCGGGGAAGGCTTTGCCCAGGTCTCGGCGGCGCTGGCTAAGGCCGAACGCGAGTTTGTGGTTTGGGTGCCCAAAGCCCTGGACAAAAAGGGCCAGGTGCGGCGAAGCGCGAACCTGGAGGCGGCTTTGCTGGCCCGATACGCGGCAGAAGCGGGTCTACGGGCCTTGGTCTTCGCCAACTCCCGCCGCACCGCCGAACTGGTGGCCCGCTATGCGGGAGTTCCCGAGGTGCGCCCCTACCGGGCCGGGTATACAGCCGCCGAGCGAAGGCGGCTTGAAGCCTCTCTCAGAGCGGGCGAGACCAAGGTGTTGGTGAGCACCAGCGCCCTCGAGCTGGGTGTGGATATCGGGGAGTTGGATATGGTGGTGCTCTTGGGCTATCCCGGCTCGCTCTCGGCCTTCTGGCAGCGCGCCGGGCGAGCCGGGCGGGGGAACCGGCGGGCTTTGGTGGTCTGGATTCCCCGCGAAGACCCCCTCGACGAGTACTACCTCGAGCGTCCCGAACTGCTCTTGGCCGGCTCAGCGGAGTCCGCCGTGGCCGATCCGGAAAACCCCGTGCTCTACCCGCTGCACCTGCACTGCGCAGCCAGGGAACTCCCGATCCACCCCACCGAGGCCATCTACCACCCGCTCTTATCCGCCGGGCTGGTGCAAAAGGGCGAGCGGCTCTATAGCCCCAAGCGAAGCCCCCACCGCGAACTCACCCTGCGCGGCATGGGCTACACCTTCACCCTCAAAGACGCCCAGGGCCGCGTCCTGGGCACCCTCGACGAGCGCCAAGCCTACTGGGAAGCCCATCCCGGTGCAGTTTACCTGCACGCCGGCGAGAGCTACCTGGTGCGTAACCTGGACCTCGAGCGGCGCGAGATCGTGCTGCTGCCGGGGCTGGAGGAGTACTACACCCAGCCCCGGGCCGAAACCAACTTGGATGCCCTGGAGGGCTACGAGGTGCTGCCCGGGGTCTGGGTGGGCAAGGTGAACCTGCGCGAGCGGGTGACGGGGTACGTCAAAAAGCGCTTCGTAAGCGAGACCGTGCTGGAGGAAGTGGCGCTGGTAATGCCCGAGCTGAGCTTTCAGACGGAGGCCGTCTGGTTTCACCCCAACGGGGAGGCCCCAGGTTTAGCGGAGGTGCTGCTCCCTGGCGCAATCCACGCGCTCGAGCACGCCATGATCGGCCTGCTCCCGCTGTTCGTGCTGGCCGAGCGGGCCGACGTGGGCGGGGTCAGCTACCCCTTCTACCCCAGGCCGCTGCCGTCGGAGGGGGGTGCGACGATCTTCATCTACGACGGCTATCCAGGCGGAGTAGGCTACGCTAAGGCCGCGGCCCGGCAGTTCCCCCGCTGGATTCAGGCCACCCGGGATTTGCTCCGTAGCTGCCCCTGCGAGGGTGAGCGGGGTTGCCCGCGCTGCACCATGAGCCCCAAGTGCGGCAACGGCAACCAACCGCTCGACAAGAAATCCGCTTTGGCCCTAGCCGAAGCCCTGACCAACCGCTATGCCCGGGCAGCGAAGCCAAATTGA
- a CDS encoding cation:proton antiporter family protein, translating to MEALWVGAAFALGLLGSRFGLPPLVGYLAAGFALAAFDIHSGEVLHYLGEIGVLLLLFTVGLKLRPVSLVQLEVLGGGGLHLLLVGSLIAVPLAFSLGGQAAVYLGLSLAFSSTVLAIKVLEDKRELSSYHGRVAVGILILQDLVAVALLAFAGVKTPSPWALALLALPLLRPLVSWLLAKSGHDELLLLFGLGLALAGGSIAQRVGISPELGALLFGAVLAGHPQTTELSRTLWGLKEAFLVAFFLNIGLAGLPTLRELLVGLELLLLLPLQGLIFFALFVAFGLRARTAFVTAIALSSYSEFALIVAAPLIESGRLEESWGRVLAVAVASSLAVAAPLNRVAHRIYARLEPWLSRLERKGRHPDEEPTSLGEAGWLVVGMGRTGGAAYKLLESRGERVVGLDSDPDKLERHRAKGRRVLYGDAEDPELWERLELEGLKGVLLTLPDLESKVRALEGLRRRRFAGQIAATSYHLEEDAVLEAAGARLIFHPFAEAGERLAERVLEESLPAPSTEAPPSKAQV from the coding sequence ATGGAAGCCCTTTGGGTAGGCGCCGCGTTTGCTTTGGGATTGTTGGGAAGCCGATTCGGGCTTCCTCCTTTGGTGGGCTACCTGGCCGCTGGGTTCGCCCTCGCCGCGTTCGATATCCATAGCGGGGAGGTCCTGCACTACCTGGGCGAGATCGGGGTGCTGCTGCTTTTGTTCACGGTGGGGCTCAAGCTGCGACCGGTCAGCCTGGTCCAGCTTGAAGTGTTAGGGGGAGGTGGGCTCCACCTGCTGTTGGTGGGAAGCCTCATCGCGGTTCCGCTGGCGTTCAGCTTGGGCGGTCAGGCAGCGGTGTATCTGGGGTTGAGCCTGGCCTTCTCGAGCACCGTTCTGGCCATCAAGGTGCTCGAGGACAAACGCGAACTCAGCAGCTATCACGGGCGGGTAGCCGTCGGCATCCTGATCCTGCAAGACCTGGTGGCGGTGGCCCTGCTGGCCTTCGCCGGGGTGAAAACCCCAAGCCCCTGGGCACTGGCCCTGCTGGCGCTGCCCCTGTTGCGCCCACTGGTATCCTGGCTCCTGGCCAAGAGCGGCCACGACGAGCTTTTGCTGCTGTTCGGGCTGGGGCTGGCCCTGGCCGGGGGCAGCATAGCCCAGCGGGTGGGCATCTCGCCGGAGCTGGGGGCGCTCCTCTTCGGGGCGGTGCTGGCCGGGCACCCCCAGACCACCGAGCTTTCGCGAACCCTGTGGGGGCTGAAGGAGGCTTTTTTGGTGGCCTTCTTCCTCAACATCGGGCTGGCCGGGCTACCCACCTTGCGCGAGCTGCTGGTGGGGCTGGAGCTTTTGCTGCTGCTGCCGCTGCAAGGCTTGATCTTTTTCGCCCTGTTCGTGGCGTTCGGCCTGCGGGCGCGAACCGCTTTCGTAACCGCCATCGCCCTCTCCAGCTACAGCGAGTTCGCCTTGATCGTCGCCGCCCCGCTCATCGAATCGGGCCGCCTGGAGGAGAGCTGGGGCCGGGTACTGGCGGTGGCGGTCGCCTCCTCCCTGGCCGTGGCCGCCCCACTCAACCGAGTAGCCCACCGCATCTACGCCCGCCTCGAGCCCTGGCTATCGCGCCTCGAGCGCAAAGGCCGCCACCCCGACGAGGAGCCAACCTCGCTGGGCGAGGCCGGATGGCTGGTGGTGGGAATGGGCCGTACTGGGGGCGCCGCCTACAAGCTCTTGGAGAGCCGGGGTGAGCGGGTGGTGGGCCTCGACTCCGACCCCGACAAGCTCGAGCGGCACCGGGCCAAGGGCCGCCGGGTACTCTACGGCGACGCCGAGGACCCCGAGCTGTGGGAGCGGTTGGAGCTCGAGGGGCTCAAAGGGGTGCTCCTCACCCTACCCGACCTCGAGTCCAAGGTGCGGGCCCTGGAGGGACTGCGCCGCCGGAGGTTTGCGGGGCAGATCGCCGCTACCAGCTACCACCTGGAGGAGGATGCGGTGCTCGAGGCCGCCGGAGCCCGCCTGATCTTCCACCCCTTTGCCGAGGCCGGGGAACGCTTAGCCGAGCGGGTGCTCGAGGAAAGCCTGCCCGCTCCCTCGACGGAAGCCCCGCCATCAAAAGCGCAGGTTTAA
- a CDS encoding alpha/beta hydrolase produces MSQPQRVPVVGKRFWLFFFGGMFFLAGAVALYVWLALRPLPAAPEAAQALQSDARVRVQKTGYGYDFIPSGTPKGGLAFYPGGRVEYTAYAPLMRQIAESGYRVALMWVPFGLAVTAENKAQEPIAAHPELAWAVGGHSVGGVAASTFAGEDSRARALVLFAAYPRMDLSASTIPTLALFGSNDGVLPPEEARQRARLLPKGAEVRFLEGFNHSSYGAYGPQPGDQAATVGKLEGWRIIARAVVAFLDQHLKP; encoded by the coding sequence ATGAGCCAGCCTCAGCGCGTTCCTGTGGTCGGCAAGCGTTTCTGGCTGTTCTTCTTTGGCGGGATGTTCTTCCTGGCCGGTGCGGTGGCCCTATACGTATGGCTCGCCCTGCGCCCCCTCCCGGCTGCCCCCGAAGCGGCCCAGGCCCTGCAATCGGACGCCCGGGTGAGGGTGCAGAAGACCGGCTACGGATACGACTTCATCCCCTCTGGCACCCCCAAAGGGGGCTTGGCTTTTTATCCTGGCGGGCGGGTCGAGTACACCGCTTACGCCCCCTTGATGCGCCAGATCGCCGAGTCCGGCTACCGGGTCGCTTTGATGTGGGTTCCCTTTGGCCTCGCCGTCACCGCCGAGAACAAGGCCCAAGAGCCGATCGCCGCGCACCCCGAGCTGGCCTGGGCGGTGGGTGGGCACAGCGTGGGCGGGGTCGCCGCCTCCACCTTTGCCGGGGAGGATTCCCGCGCCCGGGCGCTGGTGCTGTTCGCCGCATACCCGCGGATGGACCTAAGCGCCAGCACTATCCCAACCTTAGCCCTCTTCGGCTCAAACGACGGGGTGCTGCCGCCGGAAGAAGCTCGGCAGCGCGCTCGACTCTTACCCAAAGGAGCCGAAGTGCGCTTTCTGGAGGGCTTCAACCACTCTTCCTATGGAGCCTACGGCCCTCAGCCAGGCGACCAAGCCGCGACGGTGGGGAAGCTCGAGGGCTGGCGGATCATCGCGAGAGCGGTGGTGGCTTTTCTCGATCAGCACTTGAAGCCCTAA